The following is a genomic window from Amycolatopsis australiensis.
GGTGGGCCGCCGGGGAGCCGGCCGCGTAGGCCGGGTACGCCCGCAACGCCGGTGGCAGGAACGTCAGCAGGTTCGGCCCGTCGGCGCGCCACAGCGTGCCTTCCCAGTCGACGCCGCCGTCGTAGAGCCCGGGCCGGTTCTCCAGCTGCCACCGCACGAGGTACCCGCCGTTGGACAGCCCCGCCGCCAGGGTCCGCGTGACCGGGCGGCCGTAGTGCCGGGTCGCCGCGGCGCGCGCGGCCACGGTCAGCTGCGTGACGCGCGTGTTCCACTCCGCCAGCGCGTCACCCGGCCGGACGCCGTCGTCGAAGAAGGCCGCGCCGGTGTTGCCCTTGTCGGTCGCGGCGAACGCGTAGCCCTCGGCCAGTACCTGGTCGCCGATCGCGCGGTCGTTCGCGTACTGCCGCCGCACGCCCGGGGAGCCGGAGACGACGAGCCCGCCGTTCCACCGCGCGGGCAGCCGCAGGACGAACTGCGCGTCGTGGTTCCAGCCGTTGTTCGTGTTCGCCGTCGACGTGTCCGGGAAGTACCCGTCGACCTGGACGCCGGGGACGGCGCCGGGCACGGGCAGGCCCGCCGACGTCAGCCCGGCCCAGTCGGCCTCGACGGTGTGCCCGGTCGCGCGCGTGCCGGTCGTCGTCAGATCGGCCAGGCAGACGGACACGGACTTCTCGGCGCCGGGGACCTCGACCCGGCAGCTCCCGGCCGCCGCCGACGCCGGCGCGGGCAAGCCCGTCGCGAGCGCCCCCGCCAGAACCACAACCAGCCATCTGCGCACGGTTCACCTCCGGTCTCGGATGAGACAGAACCCAAGCGTGTGCCGGCGGGGAGAGCCACCCCGCCAGCCACCATGAATCGCCGCGGCGATGTGGTGGGCGGCCACATGGTCCGGACCAGGGTGACGGACTTAGCGTCGCTGGGGACCCTCTCAACGACGAGAAGGAACTGACCATGCGCAAACTCGCCTTCGCCGGACTCGCCGCGATCACCGCCGCCGTGCTCACCACCGTCGGGGTGGCTGCCGCCGATCCCCCGCCGTCGTCGCTGGTCCAAGTCGCCGACTTCGGGGCCAACCCGGGCGCCCTGGCGATGTACACCTACACGCCGGCCGGGCTCGAGACCGGCCGTCCGGTGGTCGTCGCCCTGCACGGCTGCACGCAGAGCGCCGCCGACTACTACGCCCACTCGGGCTGGCCCGAGCTGGCCGACCGGTGGCGGTTCGAGGTCGTCTTCCCCCAGCAGTCGACGTCGAACAACTCGCTGAAGTGCTTCAACTGGTTCTCCACCGCCGACGACACGCGCGGCAACGGCGAGGCGGCCTCCGTCAAGTCCATGGTGGACAAGGCGGTCGCCGACCACGGCTCGGACCGCTCGCGCGTGTTCGTCACGGGTTTGTCGGCGGGCGGCGGCATGACCGCGGACCTGCTCGCGGCGTACCCGGATGTCTTCGCAGGCGGCGGCATCATGGCCGGGCTGCCCGCGCAGTGCGCCACGAGCGTCACCGAAGCGACGAACTGCCAGCAGAACGACCAGCACCTGACCCCGGCGCAGTGGGCGTCGAAGGTCAAGGCGCAGTACCCGGGCTACAGCGGACCCTGGCCGCGCGTCGCGATCTGGCAGGGCACCGGCGACTACACGGTCTACCCCGTCAACGGCACCGAGCTGCGCGACCAGTGGACGGCCGTGCACGGCGTCTCCCAGACGCCGTCGAGCACGCAGTCGCTGCCCGGCGGCACGACGTTGACGACCTACGCCGACAAGGTACAGCTGTATTCGATCGCCGGGATGGGCCACGGCACGGCGGTCGACCCGGGCACCGGCGCGACGCAGTGCGGCAGCACCGGCGCCTACTTCCTCGCCGGCATCTGCTCCAGCTACTACACGGGTGTGTTCTTCGGGCTGGACAAGGGAACCGGGACCACGACGACGGCCACGCCACCGCCGACGACGGCCACGACCACGGCCACGACGACCCAGCCGCCGGGCACGTGCGTCAACGCGAGCAACTACGCCCACACCCAGGCGGGCCGCGCGCACCAGAGCGGCGGCCAGACGTACGCGAACGGCTCCAACCAGGCCATGGGCCTGTGGAACACGTTCACCACGCACGCACTGCGCGAGACGTCACCGGGTTACTGGGTGCTCGCCGACGGGCAGTGCTAGGGCGACGGCCCGGGAACGCCGTGGCGGTCAGCGGGTGGTCGTCCGGACGGTCGCGGTCCACTCGGCCGCACCGCCCGGCCCCCGCTCGCCGAGCGCGATCAGCGCGCAGTCGCGGCCCTGGGCGAACAGCGACTGCGTGATGGTCGTCAGGCCCGCCGCCGCGGCGTCCGGGCCGCCGTCCCACCCGGCGACGGCGAGGTCCTGCGGGACCCGGAGCCCGCGGCGGCGAGCGGCGTCGAGGACCGCGAAGGCGAGCTGGTCGCTCATCGCGACCACGGCGTCGGGTCCGGTGTCGAGCAGCGCGTCGGCCAGCTCGGCCGCTTCCTCGCGGTCGTTGCGCGCCACGACGGCCACCGGCACTCCGCCGGCGTCCCCGAGCTGGTCGTAGAGGCCGAGCAGCCGCTCGCGCGTCACCGGGAACGCGACACTTTCGGGTGGTGGCCCGGTTTCCAGGCGCGGCCGGCGGTCACGGTCGAACGGGAAGCTGAGCACCGCGGGCCGTCGTGCCCCGGCGAACGTGCGCGCGGCCAGCTCGCGGGCCGACGCGCGGTTGTCGATGCCGACGACGCGCGCGCCGTCGACGGCCGGGCCGCCGTGGATCGCCACCGGCTTGCCGAGCCCGGTCACGACGTCGAGCACCGGGTCGGCGTCGACGGTCGTCCAGACGATGTAGCCGTCGACCGACGCCGACCGCACGCGCTCGGCGTCGTCCGCCGTCCCGGTCGTGGGGATGAGGTTCAGCCCGCTCCCCCGCTCGCGGCAGACCTCCGCGACACCGGCCAGGAACCGCCGGGCCTGCGGATCCTCGAAGGCGTAGGCGAGGTGCTCGCCGAGCACGACGCCGATCGCGCCGACGTGGCGGCGGCGCAGCGACCGCGCGGTCGGGTCCGGCCCGCGGTAGCCCAGCTCGGCGGCCACTTCGCGGACCCGGCGCAGCGTCTCGGGCGCGACCCGGTCCGGCTGGTTGTAGCAGTACGACACCGTCATCACCGAGACCCCGCTGCGGCGCGCGACCTCGGCCATCGTGGGTCTGGACATGACCCCACCTTAGCTGTGTATCGTTAAACAATGCCTGTCGAAGCCCGCACCCGAGTCGCGCTGGGAGCACTCAGCGCGGCGTGCTTCGTGTCCGTGACGTCGGAAAACCTGCCCGTCGCCCTGCTGCCGCAGCTCGCCGCCGGGCTCGGGGCCGGCGACTCCGCGATCGGGCTGCTGATGACCGGGTACGCGCTGGTCGTCGCGGTGTCGGTGATCCCGCTGGTCGCCTGGACGTCCCGCTGGGACCGCCGGACGACCGCGCTGGTGACCCTCGGCATGGTCGTGGCGTCGAACGTGGTGCTCGCGCTCGCGCCGGCCTACTGGGTCGCGGTCGTCGCGCGGCTCGTGGCGGCCGCGGGTCACGGCGTGTTCTGGTCGGTCGTCGCGTCGATGGCCGCCCGGCTGCTGGGGCCCGGCCGGGGCGGCCGCGCGACGGCGGTGGTGTTCGCCGGGAACTCCGTGGCCTTCCTCTTCGGGCTTTCGGTGAGCTCCTGGCTCGGCGCGACCCTCGGCTGGCGGACGGCGGTGCTGGCCGTGGCGGGCGTCGCGGCCGTCACGGCGCTGGTCATCCGCCTCACGGTCGGCCCGATGCCCGCGGAAGGGCCGTCCGGCGGGCCCCGGATCGTCGCCGACCGGGCGCTGGCGCCGGTGCACCTGGCGACGCTGCTGGTGGTCACCGGGCACTTCGCGGCGTTCACCTACATCACGGCGCTGATCGCGCACTACGTGCGGGTGACCGGCCCGGCGACCTCGGCGCTGCTGTTCGCCCACGGCGCGGCGGGCCTGGCCGGCCTGGTCCTGATCGGCCGCCACATCGACCGGCACCCGCGGGCGACGGCGCTGGTCACGACGGCCGGCGTGGCCGCGTGCCTGCTGGTGCTCCTGGTCGTCCCGGGCCCGGTGGCCGCGGGGTCGGCGATCGTCGCGTGGGCCGCCCCGGCGGCCGGGATCGGCGTGGTGCTGCAGGGGGCCGTCCTGCGCGTGGCGAAGGGCCGCCCGGACCTCGCGTCGGCGGTCTACATCGTGGCGTTCCAGATCGGCATCGCGCTGGGCGCCGCGCTCGGCGGCCTCGGGCTGGACCACGACCTGCTCCCGGCGGCGGTGGCCATCGCGGTGGCGGGCGGCCTCACCTCGGCGCTCGTCGTGCGCCGCTCCCGGGCGTTCGGCTCACCGGCCTAGGCGGTGCACCCGCAGCGCCAGCTGGATTTCCAGCGCGCGGTCCGGTGCCTGCCAGTCCTCCCCGAGCAGCGACGCCACCCGCTCCAGCCGCTGCACCACCGTGTTCACGTGGACGTGCAGCACGTCCTTCGTCCGCGCCAGCTGGGACCCGCTCGCGAAGTACGCCCGCAGCGTCGCCACCAGTTCCGTGCCCCGGCGCGCGTCGTAGTCCAGGACCGGCCCGAGCGTCCGGCGGACGAACCCCTCCAGGTCCGCGTGCTCGCCCAGCAGCTGGCCGAGGAACCCGAGCCCCGCCATCGCCGCGCCTTCGCCGGTCCGGCCCAGCGCCAGCAGCGCCCGGACGCAGCGCGCCGCTTCGCCGTGTGCCGCGGCGATCGCCGACGGCCCGCCCGCCGGGCCCGCGGCCCCCACCGTCACCGGACGGCCGGTCGCCGCGCCGAGGTCGGCCGCCACCCGGCGGGCCAGCTCGTCCGGGTCGCCCGTGCCCAGCAGCACGACCTCCTCCGCGTGCACCCCGACCAGCGTCGCGTGCCGGGCGGCCGCGCTCGCCAGCCGCCGCCGCGAGCCGCCGTCGGCGTGCGCGACCAGCACCGCGTGCGGTGCCGAGAGGTCGATGCCCAGCCGGCGTCCGCGCGCCAGCAGGGCGCGGGGATTGCGGTCCGGCGCGGTGAGCAGGTCGGTCAGCAGCTCGCCGCGGACCTCGTCCTCGGCCCGCACCACCGACCGCCGCAGCATCAGCAGCAGCGCCGTCACGACGCCGGCGCGTTCGAACAGCCGCCGGTCCGGGTCGGCCAGCCCGTCGCGGCCGGCCAGCACCAGGCTGCCCAGCAGCTCGGGACCGGCCTGCACGGCGCACACCCACGAGTCCTTCGTGGACACCGCACGCCCGGCGGCGCGGGCCGCGGCGAGCGCGTCCGGGTCCAGCGCGGCCGGCGCCGCGGAGCTCGCCAGCAGCGTGCCGTCGGCGTCGTAGACCGTGAGGTCGCCGTGCAGCACCCCGGCGACCGCGGCCGCCACGTCCGGCAGGTCGCCGCCGCGCAGCACGAGGTCGGTCAGCCGGTCGTGCGCGTCCTGGGCGCGTTCCATCGCCTCGTTGTGCGCGCGGATCGTCGCGTTCGCCTCGTTCAGCTCGGCGACGGCCCGCCGCGTCTGGTCGAGCAGGTTCGCGCTGTCCAGCGCGATCGCCGCGTGGTCGGCGAGCGAGGACAGCAGCGCGACCTCGTCCGGCGAGAACTCCCGTGTGGCCCGGTCGGACGCGAAGAGCACGCCCAGCACCTTCGGGCCGATGGCCAGCGGGACGCCGAGGATCGCGGTCAGGCCCTCGTCCTCGACGCCCGAGTCGATGTGCCGGGTGTGCTTGAACCGCTCGTCGGTGAAGTAGTCCGACGTCGCGTACGGCCGCGCGGTCTGCGCGACCAGCCCGCCGAGGCCCTCCCCCATGCCGAGCACGATCTGCTGGAACTCGGCCGACACCGAGCCGTCGCTGACCCGGATGTAGGTCTTGCCCTCGGCCTCGTCGTTGAGCGACAGGTACGACACGTCGACGTTGAGCAGGGCCCGCGCCCGCCGGACGATCGAGCGCAGCACGGTGTCCGGATCGGACAGTGCGGCGAGCTCGCTCGCGGTGTCGAACAGCGCCCCGAGCTGGGCTTCGCGCCGCCGGTGCTCTTCGAGGGTCTCGCGGATCCGCAGGGCCAGCTCACCCGCGCTGGCCAGTGCGGCGAGGTCGGCCGCGTCGAGCGCGCCCTCGGCCCGGGCGGCCACGACGACGTGCGCCAGCTGCTCGCTGCTCGCCCCGGAGGCGAGCAGGTCGAGCAGCCGGCGCAGCGCGTCCGTCGGTGCGGTCACGGCCGTCATGCTAGGGCGAAACGACCACCGTCTCCGCTTCGACGTCGTCGTCGTGCAGCGACTCGCCGCGCGTCTCGCGCGCCGCGAGCAGCGCGATCACCGTCAGCACGCACATCGCGGCGACGTACAGCGACACCGGCACGGTGCTGCCCCACGCGGAGAACAGCGCCACGGCGACCAGCGGCGCGACGGCCCCGGCGGCGATCGAGGACAGCTGGCCGCCGACGGACAGGCCCGTGTAGCGCACCCGGGTCGGGAACTGCTCGGCGAAGAAGGCGGCCTGCGGGCCGTACATCGCGCCGTGCAGCAGCAGCCCGACGGTCGTCGCCAGCACGATCACCGCCGACGACTTCGTGTCCAGCAGCGCGAAGAACGCGAAGCTCCACACGGCCATGCCGATCGCGCCGGTCAGGTACACCGGACGGCGGCCGACGCGGTCGGACAGCGCGCCCCACAGCGGGATCGTCGCGAAGTGCACGGCCGAGCCGATCAGCACCGCGCCGAGGCCGACGCCCTTGGGCAGGTGCAGCCCGGTCGTGACGTACACGAGGATGAACGCGGTCAGGACGTAGTACGAGACGTTTTCGGCCATCCGGGCGCCGATCGTGACGAGCACCTGACGCCAGCTGTGGCGGAAGACGTCGACGACCGGCACGTGCTTCTCGCCGCGGCGCTCGGCCTGCTTCTGGGCGGCGAGGAACACCGGCGACTCGGAGACGGCCAGCCGGATCCACAGCCCGATCAGCAGCAGCACGGCCGAAAGCAGGAACGGGACCCGCCAGCCCCAGGACATGAACGTCGCGTCCGACTGCGTCGCGGACAGGATCGCCAGCACGGCGGTGGCCAGCAGGTTACCGCCCGGCGCGCCGCACTGCGGCCAGCTCGCCCAGAATCCGCGGCGGCGGTCGTCGCCGTGCTCGGAGACGATCAGGACCGCGCCACCCCATTCGCCGCCGAGCGCGAAGCCCTGGACGAGGCGAAGGAGCGTCAGCAGCAGCGGAGCCGCGACGCCCGCCGACGCGTACGTCGGCAGGACGCCCATCAGCGCGGTCGAGCCGCCCATCAGCACCAGGCTGACGACCAGCAGCTTCTTGCGTCCGAGCCGGTCGCCGAAGTGGCCGAACACGAGGCCGCCGACCGGGCGGGCCAGGAACCCGACGGCGTAGGTCAGGAACGCCAGCAGCGTGCCGGTGAGCGGGTTGGCCGTCGGGAAGAACAGCTTGTTGAAGACGAGGGCGGCGGCCGAGGTGTAGAGGAAGAAGTCGTACCACTCGATGGTGGTGCCGATCAGGCTCGCGCCGACGATCTTGGCGATCGCCGACCGGTTCGGTTGACTCACTGCGGGCTCCACTTCCTTGTGGGGTTGGCGCTGGCGGCTAAGCGGCGGTCCAGCCGCCGTCGAGGGGGATGGAGGCCCCGGTGACGTGGCCGGCGTGCGTGCCGCACAGCCACACCACCAGGGAGGCGACGTCGTCCGGTTCGATGAGCTCCTTGATCGCGGCGCGCTTGAGGAGGACCTCGGCGACGACGTCGTCACGCGGGATGCCGTGCTCGGCGGCCTGCGCGTCGATCTGGCCGTCGACGAGCGGGGTGCGGACGTACCCGGGGTTGACGCAGTTGCTGGTGACGCCGTGCTCGGCGCCTTCGAGGGCGGCGACCTTGGAGAGCCCTTCGAGCCCGTGCTTCGCGGCGACGTAGGCGGCTTTGTAGGGCGACGCGCGAAGCCCGTGGACGCTCGACATGTTGACGATCCGGCCCCAGCCCCGGGCGTACATCGACGGCAGCGTGCGCCGGATGAGCAGGAAGGGCGCGGTGACCATCAGGGACTGGATCCGGCTGAAGACGTCCGGCGGGAAGTCCTCGAGGGGCGCGACGTGCTGGATCCCGGCGTTGTTGACGAGGATGTCGACTTCGGCGGGCAGCCCGTCGATCGCCGCGGCGTCGGTGAGGTCGGCGGCGTGCGCCCACCCGCCGACGGCCCCGGCGGCGGCTTCGGCGGCGGCTCCGTCGATGTCGACGACGTGCACCTTGGCCCCGGCCGCGGCGAGGGCCCGGACGCAGGCCAGGCCGATACCGCCGGCGCCGCCGGTGACGAGGGCGGTGCGCCCGTCCAGATCGCTGGTCATGGACGGGAACGGTAAGCGTGACCCGGGTCGCGGGCCATGTGCGCGGCAACTACAGCTGAGGAAGATACTGTGGTGCACGGCCACATCCGGGCGGTCACTGGCCGGGTTCGACGACGACCTGGACGAAGCCGCCCGAATCCCGCATGGGCGAGCGACTGGTCGAGGCGGTCATGACCGCGCTGGACGAGCAGACCGTCACCGTCCCGGGCAGCCGCCGCCGCGACCACCATGCTGCCGTGGCTGGCCGCAGCCTGAAACCGTTCTCCAGCAGCGCAAACAGGCCGCCGAGCAGGTTGACGCGGAAACTCGATGCGCACCCGCTTGCCGGGTCCTGACCTCGATGCCCGGCATCGGCGCCGGGACCGCAGCCCGCATCCCCCTGGGAGTCGGCTTCGCCGGCTCCGGGCAGCTGGCCGCCTACGCCGGCATCGCTCCAGCCACCCGCACCTCCGGCACGTCGATCAACGGCGAACACCGCGCCCGCTCCGGCAGCCGCCAGCTCGAACGCGCGTTCTTCTCGCCGTCTTAGCCGGACCTACTACGCCAGGAAGAGACGAGGGCAAGAAGCACAACGCCGCCGTCATCTTCCTGGTGCGCCAACGGTGCGACGTCCTCTACGCCAGGCCGTGCCGACGTTGGTGTCACAAATCCGTGTCAGGTTTGCTGCCCGTCATGGACCCGGACCACGCCCTCCTGACCCGGCTGCGCGACCTCGCCGAAACGCTCCCCGGCGACGTCTCCTGGCTCACCGGCCCGCCCCTGCGCGCAGACGGGATGCGCGACCTCGGGGAGCGTCTTTCCTGCCTCGGCGCGGACCTGATCAGCCGCGCCGGCGTGCTCGACGAAATCGCCGCCGCCCGGCTGCCTGCGCACGGCTGGATCCCCGAGTGCGGGCCCGATCCGCGCCGCCGGCTCGCTCACTACGTCGGCCGCGGGGAGGTCCGGCTGGGCCTGATCTACTTCGCGAGCTGCGGCGCCGGCTGTTTCCCGTTCTACGGCACCGACCCGGCCGGGAAGACGGCCCGGCACGAGCGGTGCGACAAGTGCGTCAAGGAGGCCTACCGGATCATGAGCGTCCAGCCAGTACGGACAGATAGTGCGCGTTCGTCATGACGCCGAGCACGTTGCCGAACGGGTCGACGACCGAGGCCGTCACGAACCCGGGCCCGCGCTCGGTGATCGGCTCGTGCTCCTGCGCGCCCAGCTCGTGCAGGCGCGCGACGGCCGCCCCGAGGTCGTCGACGTGCCAGTAGACGATCTCGCCGCCCGGCCCGCCCGTGCTCGCCGCGACGTACCGGCGGTCGATCAGGCCGAGTTCGTGCTGGAAATCGCCGATCCGGAACTCGGCGTACCCGGGCCGGCAGAAGTACGGCTCGACGCCGAGGAACTCGGTGTACCAGGCCCGCGCGGCCGCGTGGTCGTCGGCGAAGTAGGAAACGGTGGCCATTCCTCGCAGCATGTCTGCTCCTTCTCAAGCGGTGTGCCGCCAGCATGCGGAGCGAAAGTGCTCATCGACTGAGCACTTTGTCTGCCATGCTTGTCCCATGCGCGCCGACCGTCTCGTGGCCACCCTCCTGCTCATGCAGGCGCGTGGCCGCGTCACGGCCGCGGAACTGGCGGCCGAGCTGGAGATCTCCGTCGCGACGGCCCGCCGCGACCTCGAAGCGCTCTCGGCGGCCGGCGTACCCGTCTACCCGCAGCCCGGCCGCGGCGGCGGCTGGCAGCTGGTCGGAGGCGCGCGGACGGACCTGTCCGGGCTGACGGCGCGCGAGGCGCGGGCCCTCTTCGTCCTGGCGGGTCCGGCCGCGGGCGCCTCCCCGGAGGTCAAGTCCGCGCTGCGGAAGCTGATGGGCGCGCTGCCGGGCACGTTCCGCGCGGACGCCGAGGCGGCCGCGGACGCGGTGGTCGTCGACCAGGCGGGCTGGGGCGAGCGTCCGAAGCCGCGGCCGCCGGTCGCCGAGCTGCTGCGGGAAGCGGTCATCGCGCGCCGTCGCGTCCGCTTCACCTACACCGGGCGTGAGCGGCTGGTGGACCCGTGGGGCCTGGCCGACAAGGACGACGTCTGGTACCTGGTCGCCGGGACCGACCAGGGCCGGCGGACGTTCCGGGTGGACCGGATCGCCGGGGCCGTCGTGACCGGAGAGGCCGCGGACCGGCCGCCGGACCTCGAACTGGCGGCGGTGTGGCGGGAGGTCGTCGAAGAGATGGAGCGGCGCCGGTCGCTCCTGAGCGCGGACGTCGTGCTGGACCGGCGGTACTTCGGGGTGCTGCGTGACCGGTTCGGGCGGCACTGCGAGCTGGTCGCGGAGCTGCCGGGCGACCGGGTCCGGGCGCGGGTCGCGGCGGCCGCGCCGGTCATGATCGCGCAGGAGCTGGCGGGGTGGGGCGCGCTCGTCGAGGTCGAACGGCCGGACTCGGTGACGGCCGAGCTCGCGCGGCTCGGCGGCGAGCTGATCGCCCGTTATGCTCGGTGAACGGCGTTAATCACTCCTCTGTGGACATGGGAGGACCTACTACGAGTGTCCGTTACTCTCCGGTACCTGGCCGTTCGGAGTATCCGTGATCACCCGTTTGCTGCTAATGTGACGCGTCCGTGACCTGAACGTGCGTTCGGTGCCACCTGGACTCCCGAGAGCCTGCGACGAGGGCAGACGATGCGTGACGATGTGGTCGAGGCGAGTGCCGTGGTCGGGCACCCGCCGGACGTGGTGTGGCAGATCGTCGGATCGCCGGAGTGGTACTCGCGGTTCGTGCCGGAGATCAGCGGGTGCGAGATCCACGAGCCCGCCGCGCGCGGCCGCGGGCCCCGCGGCGTGATCCGGATCGTCCCCGAGCGGGGACCGATGCTGGAGGCGCAGGTCCAGGCCGTCGTGTACCGGCCGGGCGAGCACGTCGTGTGGTGCGGCGTCCCGGACGAGGGCACGTGGGTCTCCCTGGAGCTGAGACCGCTGGCCGGCGGCCGGACCGAGCTGTTCGTCCGGATGATGCTGCCGCCGTCGTACCTCG
Proteins encoded in this region:
- a CDS encoding tannase/feruloyl esterase family alpha/beta hydrolase, encoding MVLAGALATGLPAPASAAAGSCRVEVPGAEKSVSVCLADLTTTGTRATGHTVEADWAGLTSAGLPVPGAVPGVQVDGYFPDTSTANTNNGWNHDAQFVLRLPARWNGGLVVSGSPGVRRQYANDRAIGDQVLAEGYAFAATDKGNTGAAFFDDGVRPGDALAEWNTRVTQLTVAARAAATRHYGRPVTRTLAAGLSNGGYLVRWQLENRPGLYDGGVDWEGTLWRADGPNLLTFLPPALRAYPAYAAGSPAAHQSILDAGFAPGSEFLWDYHYRVYWDLTQRIYREELDPSFDGPLAAGVPFCASGTPSCDADYAYSSRPPSVARAVERISLTGRIGKPLLTLHGTLDTLLPITRDSDVYDRMIAAAGRGDLHRYYRVEGGNHVDGLADAYPDRLRPLGPCFRTAFDALAGWLRGVRPPASATIPRPADATPADLARTCSLG
- a CDS encoding extracellular catalytic domain type 1 short-chain-length polyhydroxyalkanoate depolymerase produces the protein MRKLAFAGLAAITAAVLTTVGVAAADPPPSSLVQVADFGANPGALAMYTYTPAGLETGRPVVVALHGCTQSAADYYAHSGWPELADRWRFEVVFPQQSTSNNSLKCFNWFSTADDTRGNGEAASVKSMVDKAVADHGSDRSRVFVTGLSAGGGMTADLLAAYPDVFAGGGIMAGLPAQCATSVTEATNCQQNDQHLTPAQWASKVKAQYPGYSGPWPRVAIWQGTGDYTVYPVNGTELRDQWTAVHGVSQTPSSTQSLPGGTTLTTYADKVQLYSIAGMGHGTAVDPGTGATQCGSTGAYFLAGICSSYYTGVFFGLDKGTGTTTTATPPPTTATTTATTTQPPGTCVNASNYAHTQAGRAHQSGGQTYANGSNQAMGLWNTFTTHALRETSPGYWVLADGQC
- a CDS encoding LacI family DNA-binding transcriptional regulator, translating into MSRPTMAEVARRSGVSVMTVSYCYNQPDRVAPETLRRVREVAAELGYRGPDPTARSLRRRHVGAIGVVLGEHLAYAFEDPQARRFLAGVAEVCRERGSGLNLIPTTGTADDAERVRSASVDGYIVWTTVDADPVLDVVTGLGKPVAIHGGPAVDGARVVGIDNRASARELAARTFAGARRPAVLSFPFDRDRRPRLETGPPPESVAFPVTRERLLGLYDQLGDAGGVPVAVVARNDREEAAELADALLDTGPDAVVAMSDQLAFAVLDAARRRGLRVPQDLAVAGWDGGPDAAAAGLTTITQSLFAQGRDCALIALGERGPGGAAEWTATVRTTTR
- a CDS encoding MFS transporter codes for the protein MPVEARTRVALGALSAACFVSVTSENLPVALLPQLAAGLGAGDSAIGLLMTGYALVVAVSVIPLVAWTSRWDRRTTALVTLGMVVASNVVLALAPAYWVAVVARLVAAAGHGVFWSVVASMAARLLGPGRGGRATAVVFAGNSVAFLFGLSVSSWLGATLGWRTAVLAVAGVAAVTALVIRLTVGPMPAEGPSGGPRIVADRALAPVHLATLLVVTGHFAAFTYITALIAHYVRVTGPATSALLFAHGAAGLAGLVLIGRHIDRHPRATALVTTAGVAACLLVLLVVPGPVAAGSAIVAWAAPAAGIGVVLQGAVLRVAKGRPDLASAVYIVAFQIGIALGAALGGLGLDHDLLPAAVAIAVAGGLTSALVVRRSRAFGSPA
- a CDS encoding helix-turn-helix domain-containing protein, which encodes MTAVTAPTDALRRLLDLLASGASSEQLAHVVVAARAEGALDAADLAALASAGELALRIRETLEEHRRREAQLGALFDTASELAALSDPDTVLRSIVRRARALLNVDVSYLSLNDEAEGKTYIRVSDGSVSAEFQQIVLGMGEGLGGLVAQTARPYATSDYFTDERFKHTRHIDSGVEDEGLTAILGVPLAIGPKVLGVLFASDRATREFSPDEVALLSSLADHAAIALDSANLLDQTRRAVAELNEANATIRAHNEAMERAQDAHDRLTDLVLRGGDLPDVAAAVAGVLHGDLTVYDADGTLLASSAAPAALDPDALAAARAAGRAVSTKDSWVCAVQAGPELLGSLVLAGRDGLADPDRRLFERAGVVTALLLMLRRSVVRAEDEVRGELLTDLLTAPDRNPRALLARGRRLGIDLSAPHAVLVAHADGGSRRRLASAAARHATLVGVHAEEVVLLGTGDPDELARRVAADLGAATGRPVTVGAAGPAGGPSAIAAAHGEAARCVRALLALGRTGEGAAMAGLGFLGQLLGEHADLEGFVRRTLGPVLDYDARRGTELVATLRAYFASGSQLARTKDVLHVHVNTVVQRLERVASLLGEDWQAPDRALEIQLALRVHRLGR
- a CDS encoding MFS transporter, with the protein product MSQPNRSAIAKIVGASLIGTTIEWYDFFLYTSAAALVFNKLFFPTANPLTGTLLAFLTYAVGFLARPVGGLVFGHFGDRLGRKKLLVVSLVLMGGSTALMGVLPTYASAGVAAPLLLTLLRLVQGFALGGEWGGAVLIVSEHGDDRRRGFWASWPQCGAPGGNLLATAVLAILSATQSDATFMSWGWRVPFLLSAVLLLIGLWIRLAVSESPVFLAAQKQAERRGEKHVPVVDVFRHSWRQVLVTIGARMAENVSYYVLTAFILVYVTTGLHLPKGVGLGAVLIGSAVHFATIPLWGALSDRVGRRPVYLTGAIGMAVWSFAFFALLDTKSSAVIVLATTVGLLLHGAMYGPQAAFFAEQFPTRVRYTGLSVGGQLSSIAAGAVAPLVAVALFSAWGSTVPVSLYVAAMCVLTVIALLAARETRGESLHDDDVEAETVVVSP
- a CDS encoding 3-hydroxybutyrate dehydrogenase: MTSDLDGRTALVTGGAGGIGLACVRALAAAGAKVHVVDIDGAAAEAAAGAVGGWAHAADLTDAAAIDGLPAEVDILVNNAGIQHVAPLEDFPPDVFSRIQSLMVTAPFLLIRRTLPSMYARGWGRIVNMSSVHGLRASPYKAAYVAAKHGLEGLSKVAALEGAEHGVTSNCVNPGYVRTPLVDGQIDAQAAEHGIPRDDVVAEVLLKRAAIKELIEPDDVASLVVWLCGTHAGHVTGASIPLDGGWTAA
- a CDS encoding VOC family protein, with the protein product MLRGMATVSYFADDHAAARAWYTEFLGVEPYFCRPGYAEFRIGDFQHELGLIDRRYVAASTGGPGGEIVYWHVDDLGAAVARLHELGAQEHEPITERGPGFVTASVVDPFGNVLGVMTNAHYLSVLAGRS
- a CDS encoding helix-turn-helix transcriptional regulator yields the protein MRADRLVATLLLMQARGRVTAAELAAELEISVATARRDLEALSAAGVPVYPQPGRGGGWQLVGGARTDLSGLTAREARALFVLAGPAAGASPEVKSALRKLMGALPGTFRADAEAAADAVVVDQAGWGERPKPRPPVAELLREAVIARRRVRFTYTGRERLVDPWGLADKDDVWYLVAGTDQGRRTFRVDRIAGAVVTGEAADRPPDLELAAVWREVVEEMERRRSLLSADVVLDRRYFGVLRDRFGRHCELVAELPGDRVRARVAAAAPVMIAQELAGWGALVEVERPDSVTAELARLGGELIARYAR